In Panacibacter ginsenosidivorans, the following proteins share a genomic window:
- the mnmD gene encoding tRNA (5-methylaminomethyl-2-thiouridine)(34)-methyltransferase MnmD, which produces MQRVIQQTEDGSPTIVVPDLQLSYHSKHGALQESIHVFINAGLLPLFNTKETIHIFEVGFGTGLNAILTLQQSIQKQQKIHYSTIELFPLEALIYENLDYTILLNDPSLQSYFIAMHNCKWEEQANIHTLFTLCKSKTSLSCFSTDQLFDLIYFDAFDPVVQPELWTQEIFERLFSSLAPNGILVTYSSKGDVRRAMQAAGFLVEKLKGPAKKREMIKAIKKA; this is translated from the coding sequence ATGCAAAGAGTAATTCAGCAAACAGAAGACGGGTCGCCAACAATTGTTGTTCCGGATTTGCAACTTAGCTATCACAGCAAACATGGCGCATTGCAGGAAAGTATACATGTATTTATTAATGCAGGGCTACTACCATTATTCAATACAAAAGAAACGATACATATTTTTGAAGTGGGTTTTGGTACAGGGCTAAATGCTATATTAACACTACAACAATCAATACAAAAACAGCAGAAAATTCATTACTCCACAATTGAGTTATTTCCACTGGAAGCACTTATTTATGAAAATCTTGATTATACAATCTTGTTGAATGATCCATCCCTTCAATCGTATTTTATCGCAATGCATAATTGTAAATGGGAGGAACAGGCAAATATTCATACCCTATTTACATTGTGTAAGTCAAAAACATCGCTATCATGTTTCTCAACAGATCAGTTATTTGATCTTATTTATTTCGATGCATTTGATCCTGTTGTTCAACCAGAATTGTGGACACAGGAAATATTCGAAAGATTATTTTCCAGTTTAGCTCCAAACGGCATTTTGGTTACTTACTCCAGCAAAGGCGATGTAAGAAGGGCTATGCAAGCCGCTGGTTTTTTGGTGGAAAAATTAAAAGGTCCTGCGAAAAAAAGAGAAATGATTAAGGCCATTAAAAAAGCCTGA
- a CDS encoding CoA-binding protein gives MQHKKTLVLGASENPGRYSYLAINRLRAKEHPVVAIGRKAGKVADINIIAEHPPVNDVDTVTLYLNPNNQKEYYDYILSLHPKRIIFNPGAENDELAAIATQQGIQPIEACTLVLLSTGQY, from the coding sequence ATGCAACATAAGAAAACATTGGTATTAGGCGCGTCAGAAAATCCAGGGCGGTATAGCTATCTTGCCATTAACCGTTTGCGTGCAAAGGAACATCCTGTGGTTGCTATTGGTAGAAAAGCCGGCAAAGTTGCCGATATAAATATCATTGCAGAACATCCGCCGGTGAATGATGTAGATACAGTAACACTTTATCTCAATCCAAACAATCAAAAAGAATATTACGATTATATACTCTCCTTACATCCCAAACGAATAATCTTCAATCCTGGTGCAGAGAATGATGAGCTTGCTGCAATTGCCACACAGCAAGGCATACAGCCAATCGAAGCTTGCACACTTGTATTATTAAGTACGGGCCAGTATTAA
- a CDS encoding TIGR01777 family oxidoreductase: MKIIIAGGTGFIGRYVAEYFGEKNEVVILTRNISTSINNAFKDFCIADNLKSNIRLVQWNGEDNGDWCKEIESSDIIINLAGKLVNCRYTETNKKEIFDSRTKTTKALGEAIKKCVMPPKLWINAASATIYRHATDRPQDEYNGEIQNDFSVQVCKLWEKTFFDQQTPFTRKVTLRMAVTLADGGVMIPYINLCKFGLGGKQGNGKQMYSWVHIEDICRAINFISQHSELEGIFNVCSPNPVTNETFMRSLRKKTGNSIGFPAGKLLLKIGATLIGTETELLLKSRWVLPAKLLQNGFAFKYNNIDEAFENIIANLPRKRYHL, encoded by the coding sequence ATGAAAATAATTATTGCAGGAGGTACAGGTTTTATAGGACGCTATGTAGCTGAATATTTTGGCGAAAAAAACGAGGTTGTTATCTTAACAAGAAACATTAGTACCAGTATCAACAATGCTTTTAAAGATTTTTGTATAGCAGATAATCTGAAAAGTAATATTCGTTTAGTTCAATGGAATGGGGAAGATAATGGTGATTGGTGCAAAGAAATTGAAAGTAGCGATATAATAATAAATCTGGCAGGCAAATTAGTTAACTGCAGATACACTGAAACCAATAAGAAAGAAATATTTGATAGCCGCACTAAAACTACCAAAGCGCTTGGTGAAGCAATAAAAAAATGTGTCATGCCCCCAAAACTTTGGATCAATGCAGCATCAGCAACCATATACCGGCATGCAACAGATAGGCCGCAGGATGAATATAATGGCGAAATCCAAAATGACTTCAGCGTGCAGGTTTGCAAACTTTGGGAAAAAACTTTCTTTGATCAGCAAACACCCTTTACTCGTAAAGTCACCCTACGAATGGCAGTTACACTTGCCGACGGTGGTGTTATGATTCCATATATTAATCTTTGCAAGTTTGGTCTTGGTGGTAAACAAGGCAATGGCAAACAAATGTACAGCTGGGTGCATATAGAAGACATTTGCAGGGCAATTAATTTTATATCGCAACATTCTGAACTTGAAGGTATTTTCAATGTATGCAGTCCAAATCCTGTAACTAATGAAACATTCATGCGTAGCTTGAGAAAAAAAACGGGCAATAGTATTGGTTTTCCAGCCGGAAAATTATTGTTGAAGATTGGCGCTACGTTAATAGGAACAGAAACAGAATTATTATTAAAAAGTCGTTGGGTCTTACCTGCAAAATTGCTTCAAAATGGCTTTGCTTTCAAATATAATAACATTGATGAAGCATTCGAAAATATTATAGCAAACCTTCCGCGCAAAAGATACCATTTGTAG
- a CDS encoding GbsR/MarR family transcriptional regulator yields MKLNEAKQQFIHSWGVLGSQWGINRTMAQVHSLLLVASKPLSTDDIMEELSISRGNANMNIRDLMEWQLVDKVIVPGDRKEYFTAEKDIWKVATRIMYQRKKRELDPMLKVLNQLSDIEGDKRNADVKAFTETVDNIKKFAGQAEKTMDMMIKAEESWFWSNFLKMLK; encoded by the coding sequence ATGAAACTAAATGAAGCTAAACAACAATTTATACATAGCTGGGGGGTGCTTGGCAGTCAATGGGGGATCAACAGGACCATGGCACAGGTTCATTCTTTACTGCTTGTAGCAAGCAAACCGCTAAGCACAGATGATATAATGGAAGAACTAAGCATCAGCCGCGGTAATGCCAATATGAATATACGTGACCTGATGGAATGGCAATTAGTGGATAAAGTAATTGTACCCGGTGACAGGAAAGAATATTTTACCGCAGAAAAAGATATATGGAAAGTAGCCACACGCATTATGTACCAGCGAAAAAAACGAGAACTGGATCCTATGCTGAAAGTGCTAAACCAGTTAAGTGATATTGAAGGTGATAAACGCAATGCTGATGTAAAAGCCTTTACAGAAACTGTAGACAACATAAAAAAATTTGCAGGCCAGGCAGAGAAGACAATGGATATGATGATAAAAGCAGAAGAGAGCTGGTTCTGGAGCAACTTTTTAAAGATGCTCAAGTAG
- a CDS encoding VOC family protein, with the protein MELGNALNWFEIPVNNFDRAKKFYETIFSYQMPENTMGPARMGFLLYDFPGGKVGGAIVHNPGLYTACDNGSLIYLNCQPDLQVVLGRVTDAGGQILTHKTAVAPGLGFWALIKDSEGNRVALHSMG; encoded by the coding sequence ATGGAACTTGGTAATGCGCTTAACTGGTTCGAGATACCAGTAAATAACTTTGACAGAGCAAAAAAATTTTACGAAACTATCTTCAGTTACCAGATGCCTGAAAACACAATGGGGCCTGCCCGCATGGGCTTTTTGTTATATGATTTTCCCGGTGGAAAAGTTGGCGGCGCTATTGTGCATAATCCAGGCCTCTATACAGCCTGTGATAACGGGTCTTTAATTTACCTGAATTGTCAGCCAGATCTGCAAGTTGTGCTCGGGAGGGTAACAGATGCAGGCGGTCAGATTCTTACACACAAAACAGCTGTAGCGCCCGGTCTTGGTTTTTGGGCGCTAATAAAAGACAGCGAAGGAAACAGAGTGGCCTTACATTCTATGGGATAA
- a CDS encoding RDD family protein: MSQQENFFGNPESFQQETMFATESASVGQRFINYFIDLIMFFIVIAGISVIIQILFAVAGVTYEDAGNDTLSGNQLFNYLISYSIYVIFYTFCEGASGGRTIGKLVTRTKAVREDETAITCKDAFMRSLCRIVPFDVLSAFSGYPWHDKWTNTKVIRNN; this comes from the coding sequence ATGAGCCAACAGGAGAATTTCTTCGGTAACCCGGAATCTTTTCAACAAGAAACAATGTTTGCAACAGAAAGTGCATCGGTAGGCCAACGATTCATAAATTATTTTATCGATCTGATTATGTTTTTTATTGTTATTGCGGGGATATCAGTAATAATACAAATTCTTTTTGCAGTCGCAGGAGTTACTTATGAAGATGCTGGCAACGATACATTATCAGGAAATCAATTATTCAATTATCTTATCTCTTATTCTATCTATGTAATTTTCTATACTTTTTGTGAAGGCGCTTCAGGAGGTCGTACTATAGGAAAATTGGTAACAAGAACAAAGGCGGTAAGAGAAGATGAAACTGCTATAACATGCAAAGATGCTTTTATGCGTAGTTTGTGCCGTATCGTTCCTTTCGATGTACTTAGTGCTTTTAGTGGTTATCCGTGGCATGATAAATGGACGAATACAAAAGTTATACGAAACAACTAA
- a CDS encoding helix-turn-helix domain-containing protein, which yields MLQALDILKVAHRNTIDPVMNLLHMKEQHIPGSIQYVIRRYYPQQKWQSDDTGMLVYHYNPKRAEENFLELRFCISGNKYCFERNCSECSELPTNNCSGKHDTIDVFSFHFSSTFLHQFVHNVKLSNRKDEVLAFKHPNSFTKIFPICSRKRRSLDGLLNHSYSGSLENIFVNAKVHELLLYSLECLVDEKEDGFTCKFLADEAGRDRIYLAREILLQHIGDPITIKELSRKVAMNECYLKKGFKEVFGTTIFDFYQQQRMEHAKYLLYEKGLSVTDVSALLGYSSISHFSAAFKKHTGLKPCDLLR from the coding sequence ATGTTACAGGCTTTAGACATATTAAAGGTAGCACACCGTAATACAATTGATCCGGTAATGAATCTCTTACACATGAAAGAGCAACATATTCCCGGTTCAATTCAATATGTTATACGCAGGTATTATCCGCAACAGAAGTGGCAAAGCGATGATACAGGCATGCTTGTATATCATTATAATCCAAAAAGGGCAGAAGAAAATTTTCTTGAACTTCGCTTCTGCATAAGTGGCAATAAATATTGTTTTGAAAGAAATTGTTCCGAATGCAGTGAATTACCTACCAATAACTGCAGTGGAAAACATGATACAATAGATGTTTTTTCTTTTCATTTCTCTTCTACTTTCCTGCACCAGTTTGTACATAATGTAAAGCTTAGCAACAGGAAAGATGAAGTACTGGCATTTAAACACCCTAATTCTTTTACGAAGATATTTCCAATCTGTAGCCGCAAACGCAGGAGTCTTGATGGTTTATTAAATCATAGTTACAGTGGATCGCTTGAAAATATTTTTGTGAATGCCAAAGTACATGAATTACTGTTGTATAGTCTTGAATGTTTGGTAGATGAAAAAGAAGATGGTTTTACCTGTAAATTTCTTGCAGATGAAGCAGGCCGTGACCGTATCTATTTGGCAAGAGAAATTTTATTGCAGCATATAGGCGACCCCATCACCATTAAGGAGTTGAGCCGAAAGGTTGCCATGAATGAATGTTACTTAAAGAAAGGCTTTAAAGAAGTATTTGGCACAACCATATTTGATTTCTATCAGCAACAACGCATGGAGCATGCCAAATATCTATTATACGAAAAAGGCTTGAGCGTTACTGATGTTTCTGCCCTGCTTGGCTATTCGTCCATCTCACATTTTTCTGCAGCATTTAAAAAACATACAGGTTTGAAACCTTGTGATCTTTTAAGATAA
- a CDS encoding RapZ C-terminal domain-containing protein — protein MDATVQTIEKLFQQHFGRQYSELTKLPQSGSDRIYFRILDDDISYIATFGLNVKENSTFVNFSGHFKKQGLPVPKIFAVNEEYTAYIQQDLGNESLLNKLEQHGHNDYVYSLFCKSLEQLANIQIKGHADLNYDWCLTAKEFGKQAILSDLLYFKYYFLDTLRLPYDKQAMLDDFDALSIYLTKTEYKYFMFRDFQSRNIIVNNDEVFFIDYQGGMQGALQYDVASLLWQAKAELSNEWKNSLLNFYMNKIDALLEKPVDRNIFISQFNGYVLIRLLQVLGAYGFRGLFERKAHFLASIPLALKNLKYFLQDQPMGLVLPEFDRMLNIIVSDEIIEHFQPMQANENTPLVVKVKSFSYKKSIPEDTSGNGGGFVFDCRGILNPGRFAQYKTITGKDKAVIDFLEQQTKMNDFLNSVFDIVDISVEDYIKRDFESLSINFGCTGGQHRSVYAAEQTARHLKNKYKVKVELEHCNEANWVKEIKV, from the coding sequence ATGGATGCTACGGTGCAAACAATAGAAAAATTATTTCAGCAGCATTTTGGAAGACAATACAGCGAATTAACCAAACTACCGCAAAGTGGCAGCGATAGAATTTATTTTCGTATTCTTGATGATGATATTTCTTACATAGCCACTTTTGGTTTAAACGTAAAAGAGAATAGCACATTTGTAAACTTCAGCGGGCATTTTAAAAAGCAAGGTTTGCCTGTTCCTAAAATATTTGCTGTAAATGAAGAATACACTGCTTATATACAACAGGATCTTGGCAACGAATCTTTGTTGAACAAACTTGAGCAACATGGGCATAATGATTATGTGTACAGCCTGTTTTGCAAAAGCCTCGAACAACTTGCCAATATCCAGATCAAAGGACATGCAGACTTAAATTACGATTGGTGCCTTACAGCCAAAGAGTTCGGCAAACAGGCAATTCTAAGTGATCTGCTTTATTTCAAATACTACTTTCTTGATACACTTCGCCTGCCTTACGATAAACAAGCAATGCTCGACGACTTTGACGCATTAAGTATTTACTTAACTAAAACAGAATATAAATATTTTATGTTCAGGGATTTTCAGAGCAGGAACATCATAGTAAATAATGACGAAGTTTTTTTTATAGATTACCAGGGTGGTATGCAGGGCGCATTACAATATGATGTTGCAAGTCTTCTGTGGCAGGCAAAAGCAGAGCTAAGCAATGAATGGAAAAACAGTTTACTCAATTTTTACATGAATAAAATTGATGCTCTTTTAGAGAAACCTGTTGATAGAAATATTTTTATCAGCCAGTTCAATGGATATGTTTTGATTCGTTTGTTGCAAGTACTCGGCGCTTATGGTTTTCGTGGTTTGTTTGAACGCAAAGCACATTTTTTAGCAAGTATTCCGCTGGCTTTGAAAAATCTAAAATATTTTTTACAAGATCAACCTATGGGGCTTGTGCTGCCAGAGTTTGACAGGATGCTAAATATAATTGTCAGCGATGAGATCATTGAGCATTTTCAGCCAATGCAGGCAAATGAAAACACACCGCTTGTTGTAAAAGTCAAAAGCTTTTCTTACAAAAAAAGTATTCCCGAAGATACGAGTGGCAATGGCGGTGGTTTTGTTTTTGATTGTCGCGGTATCTTAAATCCCGGTCGTTTTGCGCAGTACAAAACTATTACCGGCAAGGATAAAGCAGTTATTGATTTTCTTGAACAGCAAACCAAAATGAACGATTTTCTCAACAGCGTTTTTGACATTGTTGATATTTCAGTTGAAGATTATATTAAGAGAGATTTTGAAAGCCTTTCCATCAATTTTGGGTGCACCGGCGGTCAGCATAGAAGCGTTTATGCAGCCGAGCAAACTGCAAGACATTTAAAGAATAAGTACAAAGT